One genomic region from Ornithinicoccus hortensis encodes:
- a CDS encoding pyruvate, water dikinase regulatory protein: protein MPREPIEVHVVADSTGDTAARVARASAAQYASYDVRIVRHPRIASAAGLEHVIGHLDSARTRVAVFSTIVDEALRRRVAELCESRQIPHADLLDSALTALQQVTGAAPERVPARPVGVGEDYFKRIQAMEFALANDDGRLTNPIQQADIVLIGVSRTGKTPLSMYLGYLGYKTANIPLVAGIAPPEQLFEVDRWKIVGLTIDPQRLQAIREKRVRALGSRRHGADGYTELVRIYEELDEVNDIQRRLGCPVIDTTELALEEAAGRVLEVLERRRDAALGSTG from the coding sequence ATGCCCCGCGAGCCCATCGAAGTCCACGTCGTCGCCGACTCGACCGGGGACACGGCCGCGCGCGTGGCGCGGGCCTCCGCCGCGCAGTACGCCTCCTACGACGTGCGGATCGTGCGGCACCCGCGGATCGCCTCCGCGGCGGGGCTGGAGCACGTCATCGGGCACCTGGACTCGGCGCGGACCCGCGTGGCCGTCTTCTCCACCATCGTCGACGAGGCGCTGCGCCGCCGGGTGGCCGAGTTGTGCGAGTCGCGGCAGATCCCGCACGCCGACCTGCTCGACTCTGCACTGACCGCGCTGCAACAGGTCACCGGGGCCGCGCCCGAGCGCGTCCCGGCCCGACCGGTCGGGGTGGGCGAGGACTACTTCAAGCGGATCCAGGCGATGGAGTTCGCCCTCGCCAACGACGACGGACGGCTCACCAACCCGATCCAGCAGGCCGACATCGTGCTGATCGGTGTCTCCCGGACGGGCAAGACCCCGCTGTCGATGTACCTGGGCTACCTGGGCTACAAGACCGCGAACATCCCGTTGGTGGCCGGCATCGCGCCGCCGGAGCAGCTGTTCGAGGTGGACCGCTGGAAGATCGTGGGGCTGACCATCGACCCGCAACGGCTCCAGGCCATCCGCGAGAAGCGGGTGCGGGCACTGGGCAGCCGGCGGCACGGCGCCGACGGCTACACCGAGCTGGTCCGCATCTACGAGGAGCTGGACGAGGTGAACGACATCCAGCGCCGGCTCGGCTGCCCCGTCATCGACACCACCGAACTGGCCCTGGAGGAGGCTGCGGGCCGGGTGCTGGAGGTGCTCGAACGCCGGCGGGACGCCGCGCTGGGATCGACCGGCTGA
- a CDS encoding DUF4282 domain-containing protein → MSVPSDPNQPPNQQPPNPGHPGESGGSGPVSVNVSADQAKSFVAALLDWRFHTLITPKIVSWIYLACMILAAFSWVSWIVLGFSSDFPLLGVIALLLGWIVALVWLAFLRMTLEVYFAVVRMSDDVHRTFLSPPGGATGGFRPAP, encoded by the coding sequence ATGTCTGTCCCATCCGACCCGAACCAGCCCCCGAACCAGCAGCCGCCGAACCCAGGTCATCCCGGTGAGTCGGGCGGGAGCGGCCCCGTCTCGGTGAACGTGTCGGCCGACCAGGCCAAGTCCTTCGTGGCGGCGCTGCTCGACTGGCGCTTCCACACCCTGATCACCCCGAAGATCGTCAGCTGGATCTACCTGGCTTGCATGATCCTGGCCGCCTTCAGCTGGGTGTCCTGGATCGTCCTCGGATTCAGCAGCGACTTTCCCCTCCTCGGCGTGATCGCCCTCCTCCTCGGCTGGATCGTGGCACTCGTGTGGCTGGCCTTCCTGCGGATGACCCTGGAGGTCTACTTCGCCGTGGTCCGGATGTCGGACGACGTGCACCGCACCTTCCTCAGCCCGCCGGGCGGCGCTACCGGGGGGTTCCGCCCCGCGCCCTGA
- the miaA gene encoding tRNA (adenosine(37)-N6)-dimethylallyltransferase MiaA codes for MLPATPAAARPGAQHTVAPVIAVVGPTATGKSDLGLALAERLGGEVVNADASQLYRGMDIGTAKLPVDGRRGIPHHQLDVLEVTDEASVAAYQRHARSDLAAIRSRGRRPVVVGGSGLYVRALVDQLDIPPTDPQVRARWEAALADRGVGAMYAELTDRDPAAAARIEPRNGRRIVRALEVIELTGRPFSASLPRREFVEPTVLIGLRADRAVLDARIADRVDRMWRDGMLEEVAALERAGLREGRTASRALGYAQALRQLDGELTGEEARADTVRMTRRFARRQESWFGPDPRTVWLEHDAPDLLDRALAAVRDRA; via the coding sequence GTGCTTCCCGCGACTCCTGCCGCCGCCCGCCCCGGCGCGCAGCACACCGTGGCGCCGGTGATCGCGGTCGTCGGTCCGACGGCCACCGGGAAGTCAGACCTGGGCCTTGCCCTGGCCGAGCGGCTGGGTGGGGAGGTCGTCAATGCCGATGCGTCCCAGCTCTACCGGGGGATGGACATCGGCACGGCCAAGCTGCCGGTGGACGGCCGCCGCGGCATCCCCCACCACCAGCTCGACGTCCTGGAGGTGACCGACGAGGCCAGCGTCGCCGCCTACCAGCGGCACGCCCGCTCCGACCTGGCGGCCATCCGGTCCCGCGGGCGGCGACCGGTCGTGGTCGGCGGGTCGGGCCTCTACGTCCGCGCGCTGGTGGACCAGCTCGACATCCCCCCGACCGACCCGCAGGTGCGGGCCCGGTGGGAGGCGGCGCTCGCCGACCGGGGGGTCGGGGCGATGTATGCCGAGCTGACCGACCGCGACCCGGCCGCCGCCGCGCGGATCGAGCCGCGCAACGGGCGGCGGATCGTGCGGGCGCTGGAGGTCATCGAGCTCACCGGCCGCCCCTTCAGCGCGTCGCTGCCGCGCCGCGAGTTCGTCGAACCGACCGTGCTGATCGGGTTGCGGGCCGACCGGGCGGTGCTCGACGCGCGGATCGCCGACCGGGTCGACCGGATGTGGCGCGACGGGATGCTGGAGGAGGTCGCCGCCCTGGAGCGGGCGGGGTTGCGCGAGGGGCGCACGGCGTCCCGGGCGCTGGGCTACGCCCAGGCGCTGCGGCAGCTGGACGGCGAGCTGACCGGGGAGGAGGCGCGGGCAGACACGGTGCGGATGACGCGACGGTTCGCCCGGCGGCAGGAGTCGTGGTTCGGCCCCGACCCGCGCACCGTCTGGCTGGAGCACGACGCACCGGACCTACTCGACCGGGCACTGGCGGCCGTGCGGGACCGCGCCTGA